One genomic region from Metallosphaera tengchongensis encodes:
- a CDS encoding APC family permease, producing the protein MRLNKGVLSLKETYGQAMAVTAPLGSVVSTSTAAMLYAGHAVVFTTLLALLGSALWIYTLTSYTRRVASAGGYYTYGYSAWRKKSVSFFEAMTEAFAYSFLNAVNVITLYLLISIGLQVSGLSVPIWLEPLVIGIGLAYPTLISLTNVKKLLGYVVTISATAEVILLVGLFAFSLSKPFHPEYFTPNGVSANDIAQAFILSMVSISGAGAATYLGEETKKPLKTVTQGMWLSLILGGVAMFLGTYALIALWNGSLSSLANSPQPLIYEMFSYGEIPMLIALVLAANSLLTSNIGTTLGASRIIFNLSREKAAPHILSKVTKSGEPLLATLLIGSLSVVITVLSIQFLGIPGAFADVSVITGIFWLTGRIIDGFGVPVFYYRIGQLTWATSVIPIVATLLNSWGVAQSIAFPDTFSSYILISTLIAISIWYITVGRKGRPGSLVVDENNQVVTIEEYMQKLKKKVTP; encoded by the coding sequence ATGAGGCTCAACAAGGGAGTTCTTTCTCTAAAAGAAACGTACGGTCAAGCTATGGCTGTAACTGCACCTTTAGGTAGTGTTGTTTCGACATCTACTGCCGCAATGTTGTATGCGGGGCATGCAGTAGTGTTCACAACTCTTTTGGCTTTGCTTGGCAGTGCCTTGTGGATTTACACCCTAACTAGCTATACCAGAAGGGTAGCATCAGCTGGAGGATATTATACCTATGGTTATAGCGCGTGGAGAAAGAAATCAGTGTCGTTCTTCGAGGCGATGACTGAGGCTTTTGCCTACTCATTTTTGAATGCTGTAAATGTTATCACACTGTACTTACTAATCAGTATAGGGCTCCAAGTGTCCGGTCTTTCTGTCCCCATCTGGCTTGAGCCTCTAGTAATAGGTATTGGTCTAGCTTACCCTACTCTTATCTCCCTTACAAACGTAAAAAAACTTCTAGGTTATGTAGTTACTATAAGCGCAACTGCAGAGGTTATACTTTTAGTTGGTTTATTTGCGTTCTCCCTTAGCAAACCTTTTCATCCAGAGTACTTCACCCCTAACGGTGTTAGTGCTAACGACATAGCTCAAGCTTTCATTCTCTCCATGGTAAGCATATCTGGAGCTGGTGCGGCAACATATTTAGGAGAAGAGACCAAGAAACCTCTTAAAACTGTGACCCAGGGGATGTGGCTCTCCTTAATCCTCGGCGGAGTGGCCATGTTCCTAGGAACCTACGCGCTCATAGCGCTTTGGAACGGTTCATTGTCGTCCTTGGCAAACTCTCCCCAACCCCTTATATACGAAATGTTCAGCTATGGGGAAATACCTATGTTAATTGCGTTAGTCTTGGCTGCTAACAGCCTATTGACCTCCAATATAGGGACTACTCTGGGAGCTTCCAGGATCATTTTCAATTTATCTAGAGAAAAGGCCGCCCCTCACATATTATCGAAGGTTACCAAGAGTGGAGAACCGCTCCTAGCTACCTTACTCATAGGCTCATTGTCCGTAGTAATAACTGTTCTCTCTATCCAGTTTCTGGGTATACCTGGGGCTTTCGCCGATGTCAGCGTGATAACGGGTATTTTCTGGCTTACGGGTAGAATAATAGACGGGTTTGGTGTCCCAGTCTTCTATTATAGAATAGGTCAGCTAACCTGGGCTACTTCAGTCATTCCCATAGTTGCTACTCTCCTAAATTCCTGGGGCGTTGCTCAGTCAATAGCATTTCCCGATACATTCTCATCTTACATACTGATTTCAACTCTAATTGCCATTAGTATTTGGTATATTACTGTGGGAAGAAAGGGTAGACCTGGATCCCTTGTGGTGGATGAAAATAACCAAGTAGTAACAATAGAGGAGTATATGCAAAAGTTAAAGAAGAAAGTTACACCGTGA
- a CDS encoding ABC transporter permease codes for MMDKLYALYMREFKRIFRSVYMWIMLISQPVMWLVFFGSSFSGVPSQVLVSFFHTTNYIAFILPGELSISMLFVGMFSSMSLIQDKRFGYLKRVMITPTPKYDVFLAKTLGGMTRGLLQVPILLLASYFLGVRLDLNVVSIGVLLLSLAFVGIGFSSLYSMFTLKTADWQAPGVISNLINLPLMFSSTALFPRAFFPGWLKVISDFNPLTYAAELNRGMLLYNDPSWNYLGYLAGFALVMLVLGSVLTNKYLSAD; via the coding sequence ATGATGGACAAACTTTACGCCCTATACATGAGGGAATTCAAGAGGATATTTAGAAGCGTGTATATGTGGATAATGCTGATATCCCAACCAGTTATGTGGCTAGTTTTCTTTGGAAGTAGCTTCTCTGGAGTTCCATCCCAGGTCTTAGTGAGCTTCTTTCACACTACAAACTACATCGCCTTTATCCTTCCTGGAGAACTTTCAATATCCATGTTATTCGTAGGGATGTTTAGCTCCATGAGTTTAATCCAAGATAAGAGGTTTGGGTACCTAAAGAGGGTAATGATAACTCCAACCCCGAAGTATGACGTTTTCCTTGCTAAAACTTTAGGGGGGATGACCAGAGGACTACTTCAAGTTCCGATATTGCTTCTCGCGAGCTATTTTCTCGGTGTAAGGCTGGATCTTAACGTTGTATCAATAGGTGTACTGTTACTGTCACTTGCATTCGTAGGTATTGGTTTCTCCTCATTATATTCCATGTTTACTCTGAAAACCGCTGACTGGCAAGCTCCCGGCGTTATCTCTAATCTGATAAACCTTCCGCTAATGTTCTCTAGTACAGCGTTATTTCCAAGAGCCTTCTTCCCAGGATGGCTCAAAGTCATTAGCGATTTCAATCCTCTGACTTACGCAGCTGAACTTAACAGAGGTATGCTCCTATATAACGATCCGTCATGGAATTACCTTGGGTATCTTGCGGGATTCGCATTGGTTATGTTAGTTCTAGGCAGCGTATTAACAAACAAGTACCTGAGCGCTGACTAA
- a CDS encoding ATP-binding cassette domain-containing protein produces MYSIEVKDLTKRYGDFTAVDHISFKVEKGEIFGLLGPNGAGKTTTIKMLTGLTPPTEGDAIVSGFSVKEKPIEVKSRIGWISSEVILDDDLTAWENLEIQARLTGVKNWKERSLDLLKYFGIAEFKDRKTGKFSTGMRKKLEVSMALLNSPEVIFMDEPTIGLDVNTRATMWNLIREINRDYQVTILLTTHYMEEADSLCSKIGIINKGKIIALGSPEELKSRYGGDMIEIELKEKDKLKFDIQNAIISDSRVRIKVNNAESSLMDIIKAIGDNNIKTVRIQKSSLDTVFINLTGGSIEEQDFDARKFYAMIRRARR; encoded by the coding sequence ATGTATTCTATAGAGGTAAAAGACCTTACAAAGAGATACGGGGACTTCACTGCTGTGGATCACATATCCTTCAAAGTGGAAAAAGGTGAGATCTTTGGACTCTTAGGGCCAAACGGTGCAGGGAAGACAACAACAATAAAGATGCTGACAGGGTTAACACCACCAACCGAGGGAGACGCCATTGTATCAGGTTTTAGCGTTAAGGAGAAACCAATTGAGGTTAAGTCTAGAATTGGGTGGATTTCCTCAGAGGTTATCCTTGATGACGATCTTACGGCGTGGGAAAACCTGGAGATACAAGCTAGGCTCACTGGAGTGAAGAACTGGAAGGAAAGATCCCTCGATCTCCTAAAATACTTTGGCATTGCAGAGTTCAAGGACAGAAAAACTGGAAAATTCTCAACAGGTATGAGAAAGAAATTAGAGGTCTCAATGGCTCTCCTAAACTCTCCTGAAGTTATATTTATGGACGAACCAACCATAGGTTTAGACGTCAACACCAGAGCTACTATGTGGAACCTGATAAGAGAGATCAACAGGGATTATCAGGTCACAATATTATTGACCACACACTACATGGAGGAAGCCGATTCCTTATGTTCAAAAATAGGGATCATTAACAAGGGGAAGATCATAGCGTTGGGGAGCCCTGAGGAGCTTAAATCGAGATATGGTGGAGATATGATAGAAATAGAGCTGAAGGAGAAGGATAAACTGAAATTTGATATTCAAAACGCAATTATCTCCGACAGCAGGGTGAGAATTAAGGTGAACAACGCCGAGTCATCACTAATGGATATTATCAAGGCTATAGGGGATAATAACATCAAAACTGTAAGGATTCAAAAATCAAGCTTAGACACCGTTTTCATAAACCTAACGGGAGGAAGCATTGAGGAGCAGGACTTCGATGCGAGAAAGTTTTACGCAATGATAAGGAGGGCGAGACGATGA
- a CDS encoding universal stress protein, with amino-acid sequence MKIVLGYDGSDNAKKALLFALQIMKEKDELHLISVVKEIPRSPEQVVLENDKKAEDALNSIKKEIEGYNVKTHILEGADVASTIIEYCKKIECDLIVTGSRGLTGVKRIVMGSVSNSLVSKSEVPVLVVK; translated from the coding sequence ATGAAGATAGTTTTAGGTTATGACGGATCAGATAACGCCAAGAAGGCCCTTCTCTTTGCCCTTCAAATAATGAAGGAAAAGGACGAGTTGCATCTCATTTCTGTAGTGAAGGAGATTCCTCGAAGCCCAGAACAAGTGGTACTGGAGAACGATAAGAAGGCTGAAGATGCGTTGAATTCCATAAAGAAGGAAATAGAAGGATACAACGTAAAGACCCACATACTGGAGGGGGCTGACGTAGCTTCCACCATAATCGAGTACTGCAAGAAGATAGAGTGCGACCTAATTGTTACCGGGAGCAGGGGATTAACAGGAGTAAAGAGGATAGTTATGGGTAGTGTCTCAAACTCTCTCGTGAGTAAATCTGAAGTTCCCGTTCTCGTGGTTAAGTGA
- a CDS encoding MFS transporter, whose translation MLILNIYMQIPDKVDKVAWSRTHSLLLASLALGFFMWGTISTIAPLLYPSVNYLFFILAPIIATLTGNIVFPLLSDRIYGRKKTFMITMGMYGIGSLMIASLAVFSQLTGTPLTYTPVLYLLTIGIVLGVLGVEGEVPVMLSYAAEMMPLRRRDQVLVLAPNFDNVGAMVASAVVLVTSAVADSAVIDLLALSITALVGLAFLIIVRLKLPESVRWLLEKGRVENAEKEVTKLGNKIQELNENKSVRPLNLLSRYWFLVAIAISQYLTYGLMAFYIGDFYFPNLENLIVFVANVGASVAGFIAAMAINKIKSRKFSLFSFMGGTITILGILATINIISKNMELFYGLLMLNMAFSEFGWAVRTIYEPLILPTRNRAFLIGLVRVFPITLSTVSVYFASFLNSPFDYVLYNTVLWALGAIASLTWFFKGFDVNMTPIEFSSGTIAEKGTT comes from the coding sequence CTGCTTATATTAAATATCTATATGCAGATTCCGGATAAAGTGGATAAAGTTGCGTGGAGTAGAACACATTCACTTCTTCTCGCCTCATTGGCTCTAGGATTTTTTATGTGGGGAACAATCAGTACAATTGCCCCCCTCCTTTACCCATCTGTGAACTACCTATTCTTCATTCTCGCTCCCATTATTGCCACCCTAACGGGTAACATTGTCTTCCCACTACTTTCGGATAGGATATACGGAAGGAAAAAGACCTTTATGATAACGATGGGGATGTATGGAATAGGTTCCCTAATGATCGCATCGTTGGCTGTCTTCTCTCAGTTGACAGGAACTCCTTTAACTTATACACCTGTGCTCTACCTGCTTACCATCGGCATAGTTCTGGGAGTGTTAGGGGTAGAAGGGGAAGTGCCTGTGATGCTATCTTATGCAGCGGAGATGATGCCTTTGAGAAGGAGAGACCAGGTTCTAGTATTGGCACCTAATTTCGACAATGTGGGGGCGATGGTAGCCTCAGCCGTAGTTCTCGTAACCTCAGCAGTCGCAGATAGTGCAGTGATCGATCTGCTGGCTCTTTCCATAACGGCCCTTGTAGGGCTAGCATTTCTTATAATCGTTAGGTTAAAGTTACCCGAGTCTGTCCGTTGGCTGTTGGAGAAAGGAAGAGTGGAAAACGCTGAGAAGGAGGTAACTAAGTTGGGTAACAAGATTCAAGAACTGAATGAAAACAAGAGCGTCAGACCCCTCAATCTTCTCTCTAGGTATTGGTTTTTAGTAGCCATTGCAATATCACAGTACTTAACCTACGGTCTCATGGCATTCTACATAGGTGATTTTTACTTCCCTAACCTGGAGAACCTGATAGTCTTTGTAGCCAACGTTGGTGCAAGCGTTGCGGGTTTCATCGCTGCAATGGCAATAAACAAGATTAAAAGTAGAAAGTTCTCGCTCTTTTCCTTCATGGGAGGTACCATAACTATCCTAGGTATCTTGGCAACCATTAACATTATTTCCAAAAATATGGAGTTATTTTACGGCCTTCTAATGCTTAATATGGCCTTCAGTGAGTTCGGTTGGGCTGTACGAACTATTTACGAACCTTTAATCCTTCCCACCAGAAATAGGGCCTTTCTCATAGGCCTCGTGAGGGTATTTCCAATAACCCTAAGTACAGTCTCAGTTTACTTTGCAAGTTTCCTCAACTCTCCATTCGACTACGTGTTATATAACACCGTCCTATGGGCTTTGGGAGCAATCGCGTCCCTGACCTGGTTCTTCAAGGGATTTGATGTTAACATGACTCCGATAGAGTTTTCATCTGGAACAATAGCGGAAAAGGGCACTACATAA
- a CDS encoding 2-hydroxyacid dehydrogenase, with the protein MYKVLITRKLPGKWVHELSQEAEVELWEEDYPPPKSWIISRVADKEGILVTLTERVDREIIDSAKRLKVISTYSVGVDHIDVAYAKERNIKVTYTPEVLTDATADLIFGLLIAVARRIVEGDKVIRAGQWSLPWFPTYMLGKEVNHSTLGILGMGRIGQAVLKRAKGFDMRVIYHSRKRHEVEAEFVDLDTLLRESDFLVVTVDLNKETYHLLDYEKLSKLKRTAFLINASRGAVINQQDLVKILKENKIAGAALDVFEKEPIDKDDPLIQFPNVVLTPHLGSATVETRERMAEIAVKNLILSLKGERPLYEVT; encoded by the coding sequence ATGTACAAGGTTCTAATCACGAGGAAATTACCAGGTAAGTGGGTTCATGAACTTTCACAGGAAGCAGAGGTAGAGCTATGGGAGGAGGACTATCCACCACCAAAATCTTGGATAATCTCAAGGGTAGCTGATAAGGAAGGAATCCTCGTCACATTGACGGAGAGGGTGGATAGAGAAATAATAGATTCCGCTAAAAGGCTGAAAGTAATAAGTACCTATAGTGTTGGAGTGGACCATATTGACGTGGCCTACGCGAAGGAGAGAAACATAAAGGTTACCTACACCCCTGAAGTCCTTACAGATGCAACTGCTGACCTTATATTTGGGCTCCTAATCGCCGTGGCTAGAAGGATTGTGGAGGGAGACAAGGTAATAAGGGCAGGTCAATGGAGTTTGCCCTGGTTCCCCACCTACATGTTAGGTAAAGAGGTTAATCATAGCACGCTAGGGATATTGGGAATGGGTAGAATTGGGCAGGCTGTGCTCAAGAGGGCAAAGGGATTTGATATGAGGGTCATATATCATAGTAGAAAGAGACATGAAGTGGAAGCAGAGTTCGTGGACTTGGACACTTTACTAAGGGAGTCAGACTTTCTTGTGGTGACAGTTGACTTGAATAAAGAAACATATCATTTACTTGACTACGAAAAGCTCTCTAAGCTTAAGAGGACTGCATTTCTAATAAACGCGTCTAGAGGGGCTGTTATCAACCAACAAGACCTGGTAAAGATCCTGAAAGAGAACAAGATCGCGGGTGCAGCCCTTGACGTGTTCGAGAAAGAGCCTATAGATAAGGATGATCCCTTAATTCAGTTTCCAAACGTGGTATTAACTCCACACCTAGGAAGCGCGACAGTGGAAACTAGGGAGAGGATGGCTGAGATAGCAGTTAAGAACTTGATTTTATCTCTGAAAGGGGAGCGCCCACTTTATGAGGTTACGTAA
- a CDS encoding tRNA(Met) cytidine acetyltransferase TmcA: MRLRNVHEMLEDGSRGYYRHLVVIEGEYKPFLFEIINEYLKVNKKPLVGYYFHPWIVGSKERLSIIKSKFNYVKDIDYSSSEMYLGETFDVALIDAVDDFRPSYIARAVETVRGGGIAVIFSDDIEHEKLYKSTIVRDGKSFNFFEERFRRKLEDHRGIVYYHNGDVTLRPFSSSETSRPKRTKDGRFPILSRLCATDDQVKVLDEVDFLLEEGKKLLAVTAARGRGKSASVGLSLSLLLSLSKYPVVIAVTSPTYWSGKEIMSFAEAGLRQLKKKFRAVRSKDGKLMALEAGESRIRWLPPELARDSHGDIIVIDEAAALGKEYLDYVLRRWNKVVIVSTIQGYEGSGKIFLKFLEQFQGKHDLQRLRLDSPIRYAKGDPVERFLYDTMLLDVDNEGSIFLNRIEEIKVQDIFQSEESLRKIYGILVTAHYRNSPDDLMMLGDASFQRLFEAKDGAGVVQIVEEGGLEKSKVEAISRGEENQGHLIPQRLIKYLRASSIGHMKGWRVMRIAVTPHLQDRGVGTALLSHIEAVALKEGVDWLGSSFLSTPKVLNFWIRNGYTPVHLATKKNEGLGGYSVIVIRPLSERSKELVQELSTLLKDKLLRTSHQVYFNLDPIVIVKLLKATPKIPHSVRFNPILVERLRAYLEGIIPYNSVADAVHTLAEIYFKELSFDVDDLTLSCLVSRTLQGKSWYHAGLALGLKSSEVEDKLREAVSRILNGYSLT; this comes from the coding sequence ATGAGGTTACGTAATGTACATGAAATGTTGGAGGATGGATCAAGGGGATACTATAGGCATCTCGTGGTCATTGAGGGGGAATACAAACCCTTTTTGTTTGAAATAATAAATGAGTATCTCAAAGTTAACAAGAAACCTTTAGTGGGATACTACTTCCATCCTTGGATAGTTGGAAGTAAGGAGAGGTTATCCATAATTAAGTCCAAGTTTAACTACGTTAAGGACATAGACTACTCCTCATCGGAGATGTATCTAGGTGAAACCTTTGACGTTGCCTTAATAGATGCAGTAGATGATTTCCGGCCCTCCTATATAGCCAGAGCTGTGGAGACTGTAAGAGGGGGAGGAATAGCAGTCATATTTTCCGATGACATAGAACATGAGAAACTGTATAAGTCCACAATTGTAAGAGATGGAAAGTCCTTCAACTTTTTTGAAGAGAGGTTCAGGAGGAAGCTGGAGGACCATAGGGGGATAGTATATTATCACAACGGAGATGTTACCTTGAGGCCGTTCTCCAGTTCTGAGACCTCGAGACCAAAAAGGACTAAGGATGGACGTTTTCCTATCTTGTCAAGGCTGTGCGCAACCGATGACCAGGTCAAGGTGTTAGACGAGGTTGACTTCCTCTTGGAGGAGGGGAAGAAACTTCTAGCAGTTACTGCAGCTAGGGGGAGGGGAAAAAGCGCATCGGTTGGACTCTCCCTATCCCTGTTGTTGTCATTGAGCAAATACCCCGTGGTAATAGCGGTAACATCGCCGACATATTGGTCTGGTAAGGAGATCATGAGCTTCGCTGAGGCTGGCCTTAGGCAACTTAAGAAGAAGTTCAGGGCCGTGAGGTCTAAGGACGGGAAATTGATGGCCTTAGAAGCTGGGGAGAGCCGCATTAGATGGTTACCACCAGAGCTTGCGCGGGACTCCCACGGCGATATCATAGTGATAGACGAGGCCGCAGCTTTGGGCAAGGAGTACTTAGACTATGTATTGAGGAGGTGGAACAAAGTGGTGATAGTTTCAACCATACAGGGATATGAGGGTTCAGGAAAGATTTTCCTGAAGTTCCTTGAACAATTCCAAGGCAAGCACGATCTTCAGCGGCTGAGGCTCGACTCCCCAATAAGATACGCTAAGGGTGATCCAGTTGAAAGATTCCTTTACGATACCATGTTACTGGATGTCGACAACGAGGGCTCAATCTTCCTTAACAGAATAGAGGAAATCAAGGTCCAGGACATCTTTCAAAGCGAAGAGAGTTTAAGGAAGATTTACGGTATCCTAGTTACTGCACACTACAGAAATTCTCCCGATGACCTGATGATGCTGGGGGACGCCAGCTTTCAGAGGTTATTTGAGGCCAAGGACGGAGCAGGGGTAGTCCAAATAGTTGAGGAAGGTGGACTAGAGAAAAGTAAAGTGGAGGCCATATCCAGAGGGGAGGAGAATCAGGGACACCTAATCCCTCAGAGGCTTATCAAATATTTGAGGGCATCCTCAATTGGCCATATGAAAGGGTGGAGGGTCATGAGGATAGCAGTTACTCCTCATCTTCAAGATAGAGGTGTTGGTACTGCACTCCTCTCCCACATTGAAGCTGTTGCCCTCAAGGAAGGAGTGGACTGGTTAGGGTCTTCCTTTCTTTCTACGCCAAAGGTGTTGAATTTCTGGATAAGGAACGGTTACACTCCAGTGCATTTGGCTACTAAGAAGAATGAAGGTTTAGGGGGCTACTCTGTAATAGTTATTAGACCCCTTAGCGAGAGGTCTAAGGAACTCGTTCAAGAGCTTTCGACTTTGTTAAAAGATAAGCTACTGAGAACCTCGCATCAGGTGTACTTTAACCTAGACCCGATTGTTATCGTAAAACTCTTAAAAGCTACACCTAAGATTCCCCATAGTGTAAGGTTTAACCCCATTTTAGTTGAGAGGTTAAGGGCTTATTTGGAAGGGATTATTCCCTATAACTCAGTCGCGGATGCTGTACATACCCTTGCTGAGATCTACTTCAAGGAACTCTCCTTCGATGTTGACGATCTCACCTTGTCTTGCCTAGTGTCTAGAACCCTCCAAGGCAAGAGCTGGTATCACGCAGGGCTCGCCCTTGGGCTCAAAAGTTCAGAGGTCGAGGACAAACTTAGGGAAGCGGTCTCTAGGATATTAAACGGATATAGTCTGACATAA